A stretch of Paracoccus sp. MA DNA encodes these proteins:
- a CDS encoding AAA family ATPase, translated as MTTQDLNFDDATPVKTATAVPVDIIAQQRAAGMPSALLSMQVDPVAIAAGQVRPQRYLDGMVIAEGTTNLIGFDGGAGKSTSIRHAGIKAAATGLFDMLGERQHDKPLRVALLFGEETGEQISQSIMSIPGAYEHYMTAIKTGRLLIVSMLDYMERAERPESIFDKEGRLTPTGVTILQDLADFRPDLVVFDTLGSMSDSEYLDSLSPRNTLNILNGFCARNRCTAIAYLHLTKDAGGKFGPESSPGELLALSRGSAQLKNVTRSLIVATRAPAGMYPGIQVAAGDEVWIGTTKCNLQNAKYNNQFFPIVRDSARMIMTAYGAGKALADEADLASKAAFKTLCDYLPHLIRAASEACKPFPVSKRNRFSLQTMLTGPMSGIFGDLRLSDGLITSALEALLRVGKIVECSDTRAAGAMVYCVPGGNFADPAGYRALTGEELKIRKGDYPVDELRDRMHELHDAAQRGEPIQTAGAAADDDTPF; from the coding sequence ATGACTACCCAGGACCTCAATTTCGACGACGCCACGCCCGTCAAAACCGCGACCGCCGTCCCCGTGGACATTATCGCGCAGCAGCGCGCCGCCGGCATGCCGTCGGCGCTCCTCTCGATGCAGGTCGACCCGGTCGCCATCGCCGCCGGTCAGGTCAGGCCGCAGCGCTATCTTGACGGCATGGTGATCGCGGAGGGCACTACGAATCTCATCGGTTTCGACGGCGGCGCGGGTAAATCGACGTCGATCCGCCACGCCGGCATCAAAGCGGCCGCAACCGGACTTTTCGATATGCTCGGGGAGCGTCAGCACGATAAGCCGCTCCGCGTTGCCCTGCTTTTTGGCGAGGAGACGGGCGAGCAGATCAGTCAGTCGATCATGTCCATTCCTGGCGCTTATGAGCATTATATGACCGCTATCAAAACGGGCCGGCTTTTGATTGTCTCTATGCTCGACTATATGGAGCGGGCGGAGCGCCCTGAGTCTATTTTCGACAAAGAGGGCAGGCTGACGCCGACGGGCGTCACGATTCTCCAGGATCTGGCCGACTTCCGGCCCGATCTCGTTGTCTTTGACACGTTGGGCTCGATGTCTGACAGCGAGTATTTGGACAGTCTGTCGCCGCGGAATACGCTCAACATCTTGAATGGGTTCTGCGCCCGGAACAGGTGCACCGCAATCGCCTACTTGCATCTCACGAAAGACGCGGGCGGCAAATTCGGACCGGAATCAAGCCCGGGCGAGCTGCTGGCGCTGTCGCGCGGCTCGGCGCAGCTGAAAAACGTCACGAGGTCCCTTATTGTCGCGACCAGGGCGCCGGCCGGGATGTATCCGGGCATTCAGGTCGCAGCCGGCGATGAGGTCTGGATCGGCACGACCAAATGCAATCTTCAGAATGCGAAATACAATAACCAGTTTTTCCCCATCGTCCGCGATAGCGCGCGCATGATCATGACCGCCTACGGCGCCGGCAAGGCCCTGGCGGATGAAGCCGATCTGGCGAGCAAGGCTGCGTTCAAAACGCTCTGCGACTATCTCCCGCACCTGATCCGCGCCGCGTCAGAGGCGTGCAAACCGTTCCCTGTGTCGAAGCGGAACCGGTTCTCTTTGCAGACGATGCTGACCGGCCCGATGTCTGGTATTTTTGGGGATCTTCGGCTCAGTGACGGACTTATCACGAGCGCGCTCGAGGCTCTTCTGCGCGTCGGCAAAATCGTCGAATGCAGCGACACGCGGGCCGCGGGCGCGATGGTCTACTGTGTGCCTGGCGGCAATTTCGCGGATCCGGCGGGCTATCGTGCGCTGACCGGGGAGGAGCTGAAGATCCGGAAGGGGGACTATCCGGTGGACGAGCTGCGCGATCGCATGCACGAGCTCCACGATGCCGCGCAGCGGGGCGAGCCGATACAGACTGCAGGTGCTGCGGCGGACGACGACACGCCGTTCTGA
- a CDS encoding N-acetylmuramoyl-L-alanine amidase — protein MLMHGKTAVDEIIIHCAATRPGWMAGKPLAAKVTEIRRWHVRDNGWSDIGYHWIIDRDGKVAPGRPEGTPGAHVAGHNTGSIGICLIGGHGSSAADDFHEHYTVAQEDALVQLIESIKKRAKIAKISGHNQYAAKACPGFSVPDWYPEARDHFIRAASATRNPAQPAAAFGSKSAVNKPSIFGMIRKLLGVKG, from the coding sequence ATGCTCATGCATGGCAAAACGGCGGTCGACGAGATCATCATACACTGCGCCGCGACCAGGCCGGGCTGGATGGCCGGCAAGCCGCTGGCCGCAAAAGTGACGGAGATCCGGCGCTGGCACGTCCGCGATAACGGGTGGTCTGATATCGGGTATCACTGGATCATCGATCGCGATGGCAAGGTCGCGCCAGGGCGTCCCGAGGGCACGCCGGGCGCGCATGTCGCGGGCCACAACACGGGCTCGATCGGCATCTGCCTGATTGGCGGGCACGGCTCCAGCGCCGCAGACGATTTTCACGAGCATTACACCGTCGCCCAAGAAGACGCGCTCGTTCAGCTGATCGAGAGCATCAAGAAGCGCGCGAAGATCGCGAAGATCAGCGGGCACAATCAATATGCCGCCAAAGCGTGCCCCGGGTTCTCCGTCCCAGACTGGTATCCTGAGGCCCGCGACCACTTTATCCGAGCAGCCTCCGCAACCAGGAATCCGGCCCAGCCCGCCGCGGCTTTCGGCTCGAAAAGCGCGGTCAATAAACCGTCGATTTTCGGCATGATCCGGAAACTACTCGGCGTAAAGGGGTGA